Sequence from the Bacteroidota bacterium genome:
CAAGGACAACCTTGAAGTAAAAATCCTCCCAATCATAAAATGAAACGACTTCCTTTTTTTATTTCCATAGAAGGAAACATTGGCGCAGGAAAAACCACGCTGGCAAAAATTCTTGCGAAGGAATTAAACGCTTCATTACTTTTGGAAAAGTTCGAACAAAATCCTCATCTCGAAAAGTTTTATAAAAACCCCAAACAGCATGCGTTGCCGGTTGAACTCTGGTTTCTGGCGGAAAGGTTTGAACAAATGAAATCTCAAATCTCAAATCTCAAATCTCAAATCCTGATTTCCGATTACAACATTGACAAATGCCTCATCTTTGCAAAAGCAAATCTTTCAAAAGAAGATTTTCTGATTTATAAAAAGTTTTTTGAAATCATTCAGCCATTGATTCCACAACCCAATCTTTTGATTTATCTTCACCAAAATCTAAATCAACTCAGAAAAAATATTCAGAAGCGCGGAAGAACTTACGAGAAAAAAATTTCATTCAATTATCTTAATAAAATTCAAAAAGGATATGAATCTTACATTAGAGGAAAGAACAGAAAACGGGTTTTAATTTTAGATTGCCACTCCTTCAACTTGCTTGAAAAAGATCCTATTGAAACCCTGGTTTCTAGGATAGAACGAACATTGAGTTGTTAACAAGACCTACTGATAAAAAAATTTGCTTTGTTCAAAAAATAATTACTTTTGTCTCAATTCTTACAAAAATCAATCCCCTGAAACCAAAACCAATTCATTCAATATGAAAAACCAATTACAAAACATTGCTTTGTCAATGCTCGCTGTTGCAGGTCTTGCCTCGTGTGCCGGCTTGGGTTCCATGATGAAGAAATATGATAAAATGGTAAAGTATGAAGTGAAACCTAACCCGCTTGAAATGCATGGAGATACTGTTGCGGTGAATGTTAGCGGAAAATATGACCCGAAATATTTTGCAAAAAAAGTTGAACTCACCATCACCCCAACTCTTAAATGGAATGGCGGAGAAAAAGCACTGAAACCCGTAACCGTAAAAGGAGAAAAAGTAACCGAGGGAAGCGGAACCACTGTTGTGTTTAAAGATGGCGGAAGTTTTTCTTACACCGACAGAACTGCTTACATGCCCGAAATGAAAAACTGCGACCTCGTTTTGAAAATTAAAGGCAAGCAAAAAAGCAAGGAAAAAGATTTTCCTGAGAAAAAAGTTGGAGACGGAACAATTATTACTCCTCTTCTGGTGAAGAACGATGAAAAACCTTTGCTCGGCAAAGATAATTTTCAGAAAACCTATCCTGTAACTCAGCAAACTCAGATTTTCTTTCTGGTGAATATGTCTGACATCCGCTCTTCCGAAGTGAAAGGCGAAAGCATGACGGCTACTCAAAAATTCATTGAAGAAAAACGTGTGGCGAAAAGATTTGTTTTCAAGAATGCAAATATTTCTGCTTATGCTTCTCCCGATGGAGAACTTTCGCTTAACGACCACCTTGCTAAAGACCGCGCGAAATCCACTTCAAAGTATTACATGAATCTTGCAAAAGGAAAACAAAAAGATAAAACACAAACGCTTCCCGGTGCCGATGCGGAAACTTTCTATACCGTTGTAACCACCGCAGAAGATTGGGATGGATTCAAAACCGCTATGCAGGCATCGGGAATAAAAGATAAAGAACTTGTGCTGCGCGTTCTGGAAATGTATCCTGACGGAGAAAAGCGCGAGAAGGAAATCAAAAATCTTTCTGCCACTTACAACGAAATCCGCGAACAGATTCTTCCCAAACTCCGCAGAAGCGTGATGACATGGAACTGCGAACAGCAAAGCCGGAGCGATGAAGAAATTTCTAAACTCGCTTCCACCACCCCCGATAGTTTGGCGAAAGAAGAAATTCTTTATGCAGCAACTCTTTCAACCGACATCAACACAAAACTGAACATTTACAAAAATGCCGACCGCATGTATGGCTCCGATGACTGGAGGCCATCCAACAACGTTGCCTATTGTAACATCATGCTCAACAAACCTTCCGATGCGCAAACTGCCATTGATAAAGCGAAAGGAATGAACCAGGGAAATGAAGTGATGGACAATGCGGGAATTCTGAAACGCTGGAGTGGTGACCGGAAAGCGGCTATGGAAATGTATAACAAAGCCGGTTCAGGAATGGAAGTGAATCACAACAAAGGAATCGTAAACATCCGCGATGGAAAATATACCGATGCCCTTGGAAACTTTGGTGCAGAAAATTCTTTCAATGCCGCGCTTGCAAAAGTTCTTGCCGGAAACGGAGATGGCGCGCTCACCACCCTTGATGCCAGCATGGAAAAAGAAGACGCGCTTTCCTATTACCTGAAAGCAATTGTTGGCGCACGCCAGGGAAAAGCAGATTTGCTCATCAACAATCTAAAGATTGCAATTAACAAAGATGCTTCCTTCAAGAGCAAAGCGAAAGAGGATTTGGAATTTTTTAAGTTCCGCGATAACGCTGACTTCAAAGCGCTGGTAGGATAAAAGTTCTGTTAACTAAAGCGTGTTAAAAACCCTCCACTACGGAGGGTTTTTTTATTTATCATTCTCCTAATTTTGTGTAAATAAAAAATTTATGTCTTGAAAAAGATTTTTATTCTTCTTTTTCTGTTTTCGTTTTCAAAAGTTTTCTCACAAGCGCAGGACAGCGCGCAAAAATTTTCCCTCGACCTCAAAGGGCAGATTAAATTCGGAAAACAAAATCTTGATTCCACCACTGTGTATGTATACGATGATACCACTTCCACCATCGTAACACAAATTACATCCGATGTAAAGGGCTGGGTGGCATTTGCTATTCCGCTGAAAAGATTTTTTGTGGTGAAGTTTACCAAGCCCGGTTATGTAACTAAAATTATCACCATTGACACGCATGTTCCCAAGACAAGCAAAGGAAATTATTTTTTCGGATTTTCCATTGACTTGTTTGAAGAAATTCCGGAACTGGATGTTTCTGTTCTCAAGCATCCCATAGCCAAAATTTTCTTTAACACGTTTACAAAAAAATTTGATTACGATTACAACTACACTGCTAAAATAAATGAACGGGTAAAAGAAATGTATCGCAAATATTTTCTTCTGAAAAAAGAAGGCAAAGGAATTCAGGCAAAAGTTTCGCAGCCGGATACAGCAGCAACTCCCATCGCTCCTCGTATTCCAGATACATTGGTGGCAGATACATCCCGCATGATGGTTGCTGATACGGCAGAGAAATATCATTTTTCAAAAATTATATTTTCAGTGCAGGTGTTGGCAGTTACGCAGCCGGCTTCAAAAAACGGGAAACTGTTCAGGCAATTTAAAAATGTAAAAGATTATAAAGATAAATCAGACAACCTGTACAAATATTACATAGGAGAATTCAGCAATTACGAAGACGCAAAAAAAATGCTTGACAGCATCCGTCCGCAGATTCCGAAAGCAGATGCATTTATAATTGTATTCAAAGACGGGAAAAGAATTCCTGCCAGAGAAGCCATTGAGTTCAGAAAATAATTTTCCTTTCTCATAATTAAAATTCAGAGGGCTTTTTTATTTTATTTTTGTTCCCTGAATAATTTTCCGGTGAAACACTTGCCTATAAATAGTTTTTTGTTCTTCCTGCTTTTTTTTCCTGCTGCTGTATTTGGTTTTCACCGGGGAGATTCTCTGCATAAATTTTCTCTCGACATGAAAGGAAAGGTCATGTTCGAAAAAAAAACATTGGATAAATCTTTTGTCCGAGTGTATGCTGAAAACTCTTCCGCCTTATTGCAGAAAATTGAATCCGATGCTTCGGGGTGGGTGGCATTTCAATTGCCGCTGCAAAAATTTTATACAGTTAAAATTTCCAAATACGGATACGTTACAAAAATTATTACGGTGGATGCCGCCATGCCTAAGTCGCTTGAAAAAGGAGATTATTATTTTGAATTTTCAGTTGATTTGTTTGAAGAAATAGAAGGGCTGGATGTTTCGCTGCTGAAGGAGCCGGTGGCAAAAATATTCTTCAATACCTTCACAAAAAAATTTGATTACGATTATAACTATACTGCAAAAATAAATAACGATGTAAAAAAACTTTACAGCAATTATCAGTTGCTGAAGAAGCAGGGCAAGGTTCAGGTCTTTGAAAAAACCGAAGAAACAAAAACAGAAGTTTTTCCGGACACAGTAAAAAATGCAGATGTAAAAGCCGATACACCTAAAAAACCTTCTGTAATATTTTCTGTGGAAGTATTATCGTCCAGCGAACAGATTCCTAAAAATTCTTCCTTGTTAAAGGGAATAGTAAATGCGAAAGAATATTTTGAGGATGAACTTTATAAATATTATATAGGAGAATATGCCACTTCCAGGGAAGCGGAAAAAATGAAAGAGGATATTCTCGGCTTTTTTCCGACAGCGCGCATCATTGCTTTTAAGGAAGGAAAAAAAATTCCATTGGAAGAAGCAACTCAGAAATAATTTTTTCTTTCCCTGAAAAATTCCCAGAGCACAACTCCCACGCTTACTGCAATATTCAGAGAGTGTTTAGTTCCTTCCTGAGGAATTTCAATGCAGCCATCGCATAAATCAATTATTTCCTGCTGAACTCCGTTTACTTCGTGGCCAAAAATTAAAGCGAGTTTGCTGTCAGTTGTTAGTTGCCCGTTGTTAGTTGGCAACTGACTACTGACCACTGACCACTGACTTAGTTTAATACTTTTCTCAGCTTGTTCAACAGCATAGATTTTATATTTTATTTCTTTTATTTCCTTTATTGCTTCCGTAGTTGTTTTAAAATATTTCCACTTCACTGTTTCTTCTGCGCCCAGCGCTGTCTTTGCAATTTCTTTATGCGGAGGATGACAAGTGATTCCGCAGAGATAAATTGCTTCCACAGGAAATGCATCAGCCGTGCGGAAAACGGAACCGACATTATACGCGCTTCGCACATTATCCAATACAATTATTACCGGAAGTTTTTTTGCAGAGCGAAATTCTTCCGGAGATTTTCTTCCCAGTTCAGCGTTGGTTAGTTTCTTCATGATGCGGGTAACGAATCTTCTGCGAATCTACGAATGATAGCAAGAATCATTCACATGGATTTAGCATCTGGTATTGTTAATATTTATTCGCAGATTTGAAATTGATTTGTTATCCGTACATCAGTATATTCGCATATTCGAAAAAATCAGTTATACGTACCTTGTCTACTCTATACAAATATCGTCCTGCAAAAGTTGGAAGCGCGAGCGATTCTGAAACTCCGCTCATGCAGCAGTATGCGAGCATCAAATCAAAATATCCTGATGCAATTTTACTTTTCCGCATTGGAGATTTTTATGAAACTTTTGGAGAAGATGCTATTCAAACTTCTTCCGCACTTGGAATCACGCTCACGAAAAGAAGAAACGGTGCTGCTTCGGAAGTGGAACTTGCTGGATTTCCTCATCACGCGCTCGATACTTATTTGCCGAAACTTGTTCGTGCCGGACATCGCGTTGCAATATGTGATCAGCTTGAAGATCCCAAGTTCGCAAAGAAAATTGTGAAGCGCGGAATAACGGAACTCGTTACGCCCGGAGTTTCTTACAACGATAAAATTCTCGACCACAAGGCGAATAATTTTCTTGCATCAGTTCATTTCGATAATAAAAACGGAGGCATTTCTTTTCTGGATGTTTCCACCGGAGAATTTTTAGTGGCGCAGGGAACGATTGATTACATTGAAAAACTTTTACAGAACTTCAAACCGAGCGAAATTCTTTTTCAGAAAAATAAGAAGAAACAGTTTGCTGAATTTTTCGGAGAGAAATTTTACACCTATGGATTAGACGATTGGGTTTTCACTTCTGAATTTTCCAATGAAACTTTGCTGAAACATTTTGCCACTTCTTCGCTCAAAGGATTTGGAATAGAAAATTTTGATTTTGGAATTGTCGCAGCAGGCGCTGCGCTGCATTATCTTGCCGCCACGCAGCACGACCGCGTTCAGCACATTCAATCCATTTCACGAATAGAAGAAGAACATTTTGTCTGGCTTGATAAATTTACAATCCGCAATCTTGAATTATTCTGGAGCCCGAATGAGAGAGCAAAAACTTTAATCGAAGTTCTTGACATCACCATTTCGCCTATGGGCTCGCGCATGATGAAGCGCTGGCTCAGCATGCCGCTGAAAGAAA
This genomic interval carries:
- a CDS encoding deoxynucleoside kinase; the protein is MKRLPFFISIEGNIGAGKTTLAKILAKELNASLLLEKFEQNPHLEKFYKNPKQHALPVELWFLAERFEQMKSQISNLKSQILISDYNIDKCLIFAKANLSKEDFLIYKKFFEIIQPLIPQPNLLIYLHQNLNQLRKNIQKRGRTYEKKISFNYLNKIQKGYESYIRGKNRKRVLILDCHSFNLLEKDPIETLVSRIERTLSC
- a CDS encoding RNA methyltransferase, which translates into the protein MKKLTNAELGRKSPEEFRSAKKLPVIIVLDNVRSAYNVGSVFRTADAFPVEAIYLCGITCHPPHKEIAKTALGAEETVKWKYFKTTTEAIKEIKEIKYKIYAVEQAEKSIKLSQWSVVSSQLPTNNGQLTTDSKLALIFGHEVNGVQQEIIDLCDGCIEIPQEGTKHSLNIAVSVGVVLWEFFRERKNYF